A region of Nerophis ophidion isolate RoL-2023_Sa linkage group LG28, RoL_Noph_v1.0, whole genome shotgun sequence DNA encodes the following proteins:
- the LOC133545393 gene encoding zinc finger protein 501-like isoform X3 has product MNARQEERPLQQQEDPQPPHIKQEEEDLWVTQEEEFLPGQEEVDLSKFPLTVVSVKTEEHEDKPPESSQLHHNPNVRQVSAESHEDIPSKQQEWSSSVGQKGLQAPSHIKKEEKELWEKFQRLEEADDEDEAQSLQLHHSQSEENRGAELVSQHVTEADGQHCEDIKSEPDSIFAPLSDMDHMMSDSSDHSDHIQKPLESKNDSKDDTRHHTNKKHVHCSECGKSFRHKTNFTRHMRIHTGEKPFTCSVCKKSFSRKLDMTRHMKTHTGEKPFTCSVCKKSFSRKPDMTSHMRTHTGEKPFTCSVCKKSFSTAQKLTRHMKSHTGEKSFTCSFCKKSFSIKIVMTRHMRTHTGEKPFTCSVCKKSFSTKPNMSTHMRTHTGEKPFTCPVCKKCSSTKQHMTTHMRTHTGEKPFSCTVCDKMFRYKYQVSKHKCVTVTEAAGI; this is encoded by the exons atgaacgctcgtcaagaagaacgcccccttcagcagcaggaggatccacagcccccccacattaaacaGGAAGAGGAGGATCTCTGGGTTACTCAGGAGGAAGAGTTTCTTCCAGGGCAGGAGGAGGtggatctcagcaagtttccactgactgttgtttctgtgaagactgaagagcatgaagacaaaccacctgagtcctcacagcttcatcacaatccaa acgtccggcaggtgtcagcagagagtcatgaagatattccctccaagcagcaggagtggagctccagtgtgggacagaaggggctacaggccccctcccacattaaaaaggaagagaagGAACTGTGGGAGAAGTTTCAAAGGTTGGAGGAGgctgatgatgaagatgaagctcagtccttacagcttcatcacagtcaaagtgaggagaacagaggggcggagcttgtaagtcaacacgtcacagaagctgatggacagcattgtgaagatataaagtcagaaccagacagcatttttgctccactgtcagacatggaccacatgatgtcagactcttctgatcacagtgaccacatccaaaaacctttggagagtaaaaatgactctaaagatgatacgagacatcacactaacaaaaAACACGTTcactgctctgaatgtgggaaatcatttagacacaAGACTAATTTtacaagacacatgagaatacatactggagagaaaccttttacttgctcggtttgtaagaagagtttctccagaaagcttgacatgaccagacacatgaaaacacacactggagagaaaccttttacttgctctgtttgtaagaagagtttctccagaaagcctgacatgacctcacacatgagaacacatactggagagaaaccttttacttgctctgtttgtaagaagagtttctccacagcGCAAAAACTGACTAGACACATGAAATCACACACAGGAGAGAAATCTTTTACTTGCTCTTTTTGTAAAAAGAGTTTCTCCATTAAGAttgtcatgaccagacacatgagaacacatactggagagaaaccttttacttgctctgtttgtaagaagagtttttcCACTAAGCCTAACATGTccacgcacatgagaacacataccggagagaaaccttttacttgccctgtttgtaagaagtgttcctccacaaagcaacacatgaccacacacatgagaacacacactggagagaaaccatttagttgcactgtgtgtgataagatgttccgttataagtatcaggtcagtaaacacaagtgtgtaacagtcacggaagctgcagggatttaa
- the LOC133545458 gene encoding zinc finger protein 33B-like, with product MCERTMAKYEEELWPRKEEDERQHQLLDVYYKKHHQVVLHRTDLDEEHLPHKQEEEPQSPHIHEEEDVPHSHHVKEGGEEPQPTHIKEEDETPQTHSVKLTLHIKGQAEDPLNLHVKNEEEDPLTPHIKAEKEDALTPYYKEEAEHQELLHIKEEEEEHSISQPKWLEEFPVTGVPVKSEDDEVKGESEEKREAEPPSSSSTQHMTTEADGDHCGGSQADKLLAPLSDSEDTTSHSPDTDDEDSKDDKTCHTDNTHFTCSHCDKIFKKKWCLKRHMRTHTGDKPFSCSTCGKGFTQSQHLKVHTRTHTGEKPFSCSTCGRGFTQRHHLKVHTRTHTGEKPFSCSTCGKGFTQRQDVKVHMRTHTGEKPYTCSICNRSFCDQSNLVVHMRTHTGEKVLSCSVCGERFSYKKQCKKHKCAGENSSSK from the exons atgtgcgaaagaacgatggcaaagtacgaggaggaactttggccAAGAAAAGAGGAGgacgagcgacaacatcaactactggatgtttattataagaaacatcatcaagttgtgttacacagaacag ACCTTGATGAAGAACATCTTCCTCATAagcaggaggaggaaccacagtccccccacatacACGAAGAAGAAGATGTACCACATTCCCATCATGTTAAAGAGGGaggggaggagccacagcccacccacattaaagaggaagacgagacgccacagacccatagtgttaaactgacccttcacattaaagggcaagcggaggacccactgaacctACACGTCAAaaatgaagaggaggacccactgacccctcacattaaagcgGAAAAGGAGGACGCACTGACCCCCTACTATAAAGAGGAAGCGGAGCACCAAGAGCTgttgcacattaaagaggaagaggaagaacacagcatcagtcagcctaaatggttggaggagttcccagtgactggtgtccctgtgaagagtgaagatgatgaggtcaaaggtgaaagtgaggagaagagagaggcggagcctccaagcagcagctcaacacaacacatgacaacagaagctgatggagaccactgtggaggatcacaagcagacaagctcttagctccactatcagatagtgaggacacaacgtcacactctcctgacactgatgatgaagactcaaaagatgataagacatgtcacactgacaacactcacttcacatgttctcactgtgacaaaatctttaaaaaaaaatggtgtctgaaaagacacatgagaacacacactggagataaacctttttcctgttcaacctgtggtaaaggttttacacaaagtcaacatttgaaagtacacactagaacacacactggtgaaaaacctttttcctgttcaacctgtggtagaggttttacacaaaggcatcatttgaaagtacacactagaacacacactggtgaaaaacctttttcctgttcaacctgtggtaaaggttttacacaacgtcaagatgtgaaagtacacatgagaacacacaccggtgaaaaaccatacacctgttcaatctgcaacagaagcttttgtgaccaatCAAACCTtgtagtacacatgagaacacacacaggagagaaagtgttgagttgcagtgtgtgtggtgaaagattctcttataagaagcagtgtaagaaacacaagtgtgctggtgagaacagcagcagcaaatga